In a genomic window of Nocardiopsis mwathae:
- a CDS encoding DUF6507 family protein, giving the protein MSTWDINPDGVNAVLKQVFDHAGGEDGTGGLAGTLTSTGEHMTYASQCAKSFPVNTALAEFADHFQGPLQNMTAKTASAIDGCATATRAYTNGNLEMAAEAQKNAGTVTDPDL; this is encoded by the coding sequence ATGAGCACATGGGACATCAACCCCGACGGCGTCAACGCGGTACTGAAACAGGTGTTCGACCACGCGGGCGGCGAGGACGGCACCGGCGGGCTCGCGGGCACCCTGACCAGCACCGGCGAGCACATGACCTACGCCTCCCAGTGCGCCAAAAGCTTCCCGGTCAACACCGCCCTGGCAGAATTCGCCGACCACTTCCAAGGCCCGCTGCAGAACATGACGGCCAAGACCGCCAGCGCCATCGACGGATGCGCCACCGCCACCCGCGCCTACACCAACGGCAACCTGGAGATGGCCGCCGAGGCGCAGAAGAACGCCGGAACCGTCACCGACCCCGACCTGTAG
- a CDS encoding DUF2599 domain-containing protein codes for MSTVATASLVALGLATGPAAVANATVDPRPNDLRTALTSAEPETVENLSDAPVTQTGEYAIAVLEDDVSATVPVKARDGITISREGGSAIRLSLPFSEEADDAVAVMDGVVSYDNKNGSTTVPAVKEDGSVAVNTVIDGAHAPLRYDYELDVPEGSSLELTSDGSVVVLDAQGEFVGGVAPPWAKDAQGTPVPTHYELDGTELVQVVEHRSEDVVYPVVADPYLGIKLISKVQTVNEKKGKRYKVTPTLYGRTMPVLAHRPAFQEVQDIAKIKFRQNLYDQFRCHPLSGIAIVKGTWNLESWRPNVGLAKTMAKKCNP; via the coding sequence ATGTCCACTGTTGCCACGGCGAGCCTCGTCGCTCTGGGTCTCGCCACCGGGCCGGCAGCGGTCGCCAACGCCACGGTGGACCCCCGCCCGAACGACCTCCGGACCGCGCTGACCAGCGCCGAACCTGAGACCGTGGAGAACCTGTCCGACGCCCCGGTCACCCAGACCGGGGAGTACGCCATCGCCGTGCTGGAGGACGACGTCTCTGCCACCGTCCCCGTCAAGGCGCGGGACGGCATCACGATCAGCCGGGAAGGCGGATCGGCCATCCGGCTCTCCCTCCCCTTCTCGGAAGAGGCCGATGACGCTGTCGCCGTCATGGACGGCGTCGTCTCCTACGACAACAAGAACGGATCCACCACCGTCCCCGCGGTCAAGGAGGACGGGTCGGTCGCGGTCAACACGGTCATCGATGGGGCCCACGCCCCGCTGCGCTACGACTACGAGCTGGATGTCCCGGAGGGCAGCAGCCTGGAACTGACATCCGACGGCAGCGTCGTCGTCCTGGACGCGCAGGGCGAATTCGTGGGTGGGGTCGCTCCGCCATGGGCCAAGGACGCGCAGGGAACCCCGGTGCCGACACACTACGAGCTCGACGGCACTGAGCTGGTCCAGGTCGTCGAGCACAGGTCCGAGGACGTGGTCTACCCGGTCGTGGCCGACCCGTACCTGGGCATCAAGCTGATCTCCAAGGTGCAGACGGTCAACGAGAAGAAGGGCAAGCGCTACAAGGTGACGCCGACCCTCTATGGTCGGACGATGCCGGTGCTCGCCCACCGACCGGCGTTCCAGGAGGTCCAGGACATCGCGAAGATCAAGTTCCGGCAGAACCTCTACGACCAGTTCCGCTGCCACCCGCTCTCGGGGATCGCCATCGTGAAGGGCACCTGGAACCTGGAGAGCTGGCGGCCCAACGTCGGACTGGCGAAGACCATGGCCAAGAAGTGCAACCCGTAG
- a CDS encoding 5-formyltetrahydrofolate cyclo-ligase translates to MTSVDKDQAKHAIRDRVWALLERERAAPPGVHGRIPAFYGAEAAADRLAELPAWRDARVIKAVPDKAQLPARARALTEGKLVYMAVPKLAEVKPFYLLDPARLTVPPNKAASSKVAATVARKIGVEEMKPVDLIVCGSVAVNRNGVRLGKGAGYSDIEVALLQEAGLIGPKTTIVTTVHSSQIVEDELPETEHDFSVDLIVTPDAVIECSPPRRPDGLVWEHLGQEKIAAIPVLAARVQER, encoded by the coding sequence GTGACCAGCGTGGACAAAGACCAGGCCAAGCACGCCATCCGTGACCGTGTGTGGGCGTTGCTGGAACGGGAGCGAGCTGCGCCGCCTGGTGTACACGGCCGGATCCCGGCCTTCTACGGTGCCGAGGCTGCTGCCGATCGGCTGGCCGAGCTGCCTGCGTGGAGAGACGCCCGGGTGATCAAGGCGGTGCCGGACAAGGCGCAACTCCCCGCGCGGGCAAGAGCACTCACCGAGGGCAAGCTCGTGTACATGGCTGTTCCCAAACTGGCCGAGGTGAAGCCCTTCTACCTCCTCGATCCGGCAAGGCTGACCGTCCCGCCGAACAAGGCCGCGTCGAGCAAGGTGGCCGCGACCGTGGCACGCAAGATCGGCGTCGAGGAGATGAAGCCGGTCGACCTCATCGTCTGCGGCAGCGTGGCCGTCAACCGGAACGGCGTACGGCTCGGAAAGGGCGCAGGGTACTCCGATATCGAGGTTGCCCTGTTGCAAGAGGCAGGCTTGATCGGGCCGAAGACCACCATCGTCACGACCGTGCATTCCTCGCAGATCGTCGAGGATGAGCTTCCTGAGACCGAACACGACTTCAGTGTCGACTTGATCGTCACCCCGGATGCGGTGATCGAGTGCTCCCCACCCCGGCGCCCGGACGGCTTGGTCTGGGAACACCTGGGGCAGGAGAAGATCGCCGCGATTCCGGTGTTGGCGGCGCGAGTGCAAGAGCGCTGA
- a CDS encoding helix-turn-helix domain-containing protein: protein MSGEKMSPASSTEDEGKAEEETAVAQGSPVRRHYLVSQLKRLRTQAKLSQEQVAKEMGWDISKMYRIENGRFVRLSTEAVAALCRLYGAGEDLREELVGIAKAARRQKPWWFQYEDVAGNAFYGLENEASKIHEYAVGLLPGLLQHPDYIAAMMSRGLVDDPQERQRRTDARIERRVNVLDRDNPPVMWTVIDESALRCAVGGPGVMKVQLNHLTEMSERPNLDIQVLPLARGMSMPYGITLLHLGEADRVGFIDVPPNGHFFEGADELAHQERTFEYFQASALSVGESRDFIHRLATELEKH from the coding sequence GTGAGCGGTGAGAAGATGTCTCCAGCCAGCAGCACTGAAGACGAAGGCAAGGCAGAGGAGGAGACGGCCGTGGCCCAGGGCTCTCCGGTGCGTCGGCACTATCTAGTCAGCCAGCTCAAGCGGCTTCGCACCCAAGCGAAGCTCTCCCAGGAGCAGGTTGCCAAGGAGATGGGCTGGGACATCAGCAAGATGTACCGGATCGAGAACGGGAGATTCGTCAGGCTCAGCACTGAGGCTGTTGCCGCGCTCTGCCGCCTGTATGGCGCCGGTGAAGACCTGCGAGAGGAACTCGTTGGGATCGCCAAGGCCGCCCGTCGGCAGAAGCCTTGGTGGTTCCAGTACGAAGATGTCGCGGGGAACGCCTTCTACGGCCTCGAAAACGAAGCTTCCAAGATCCACGAGTACGCTGTCGGACTCCTGCCTGGCCTGCTCCAGCACCCTGACTACATCGCTGCGATGATGTCGCGTGGCCTGGTCGATGATCCCCAAGAGCGACAGCGTCGGACGGATGCCCGGATCGAACGACGCGTGAATGTCTTAGATCGGGACAATCCACCCGTAATGTGGACTGTCATCGACGAGTCGGCCCTCCGATGCGCCGTCGGCGGACCAGGAGTGATGAAGGTGCAGCTGAACCACCTCACCGAAATGAGTGAACGTCCCAACCTGGATATTCAGGTCCTGCCGTTGGCTCGGGGCATGTCTATGCCCTACGGGATCACCCTCCTCCATCTCGGCGAAGCCGATCGAGTCGGATTCATCGATGTTCCCCCTAACGGGCATTTCTTTGAGGGGGCCGACGAGCTTGCCCACCAGGAGCGGACCTTCGAGTACTTCCAGGCTTCCGCTTTGTCGGTGGGAGAATCCCGCGACTTCATCCATCGCCTAGCGACTGAGCTGGAAAAACACTGA
- a CDS encoding DUF397 domain-containing protein — MSKRDLTMASSPMPREWHTSTYTQERGACVEVAEGLFTGVRDSKNRDLGALFFAAPEWQAFVTVVKCDEL; from the coding sequence ATGTCGAAAAGAGATCTCACGATGGCCTCCTCCCCGATGCCCCGTGAGTGGCACACATCCACCTACACCCAGGAGAGAGGCGCCTGCGTCGAGGTCGCCGAGGGGCTGTTCACGGGCGTACGGGACAGCAAGAACCGCGATCTTGGCGCACTGTTCTTCGCTGCCCCGGAGTGGCAGGCTTTTGTCACCGTAGTGAAGTGCGACGAGCTTTGA
- a CDS encoding alpha/beta hydrolase → MRSFEVHTLDGVRLDAVLHPAGAGTRRGTVVQAHGITVDKDEGGMFVRLGERLAAEGFTAIRFSFRGHGESGGATEGVTIAGEMLDIQAVIAHAIEEAPVPITLVAASFGAVPVALMLPALEKQISSLVLWNPVLDLDHTFVHPQLPWGTENFGPDQQLQLHEQGRLLIDGEFPIGQVLWREFTRYEPLKEFNRSHTPALVIHGDQDSYVSYEIARSAAEARPNTEFRTIEGSDHGFDSREREDEAIGHTLKWLTSGGAA, encoded by the coding sequence ATGCGATCGTTCGAAGTGCACACTCTTGATGGAGTCCGGCTCGACGCTGTCCTTCACCCAGCGGGAGCCGGTACACGTAGAGGAACCGTCGTCCAGGCGCATGGCATCACGGTCGACAAGGATGAGGGAGGCATGTTCGTCCGCCTGGGGGAGCGCCTTGCCGCGGAGGGATTCACCGCTATCCGCTTCTCCTTCCGCGGGCATGGCGAGAGTGGCGGAGCCACAGAAGGCGTGACCATAGCTGGCGAAATGCTGGACATCCAGGCCGTCATAGCGCATGCGATCGAAGAGGCCCCTGTGCCGATCACACTGGTTGCTGCCAGCTTCGGGGCTGTTCCGGTTGCGCTGATGCTTCCTGCCTTGGAGAAGCAGATTTCCTCCCTCGTGCTCTGGAATCCGGTCCTCGACCTCGACCACACCTTCGTCCACCCCCAACTCCCCTGGGGGACGGAGAACTTCGGACCAGACCAGCAGCTCCAGCTGCACGAGCAGGGACGTCTATTGATTGACGGCGAGTTCCCAATCGGCCAGGTGCTGTGGCGAGAGTTCACACGTTACGAACCGTTGAAGGAATTCAATCGCTCCCATACCCCCGCCCTGGTCATTCACGGAGACCAGGACAGCTACGTCTCCTACGAAATCGCCCGCTCAGCCGCTGAGGCCCGGCCGAACACCGAGTTTCGCACCATCGAAGGGTCCGACCATGGGTTCGATTCCCGTGAACGTGAGGATGAAGCCATTGGCCACACTCTGAAGTGGCTTACGTCGGGCGGTGCCGCGTGA
- a CDS encoding RecB family exonuclease, translated as MPRQEIPQLIFSFSELKYLFECPYSFKLRFLYGFNPPLHEALGYGKGLHDALAEVHKKAVDGELLDASDAEDLVARHLHTPFAYPELRTKLAQAAAKAIKRYFGTHGEEIPRTVHSEKQVQVHVAPGITVVGRIDLIRRLDTDELAIVDFKSTDRAQAEDVTRDQLHVYAVGYGELTGENADLIEVLNLDEAGKTTREEIEDSLLTEVREDIRKAGEELRTNDLPRLNAWGEQCERCDLVALCREKPGSGHGS; from the coding sequence GTGCCTCGACAGGAGATCCCGCAGCTGATCTTCTCCTTCTCCGAACTCAAGTACCTCTTCGAATGTCCCTACTCGTTCAAACTGCGGTTCCTCTACGGTTTCAACCCGCCACTCCACGAGGCCCTTGGCTACGGCAAAGGGCTGCACGATGCGCTGGCGGAGGTGCACAAGAAGGCCGTCGATGGAGAGCTGCTCGACGCCTCCGACGCCGAGGATCTCGTTGCACGCCACCTGCACACGCCATTCGCTTACCCGGAGCTGCGAACGAAGCTCGCCCAGGCCGCCGCTAAGGCGATCAAGCGCTACTTTGGCACTCACGGCGAGGAGATCCCGCGGACCGTCCACTCGGAGAAACAGGTCCAGGTGCACGTCGCCCCCGGTATCACTGTGGTTGGGCGTATCGACCTGATCCGCCGGTTGGATACCGACGAGCTGGCCATTGTGGACTTCAAGTCGACCGATCGAGCGCAGGCCGAAGACGTAACCCGCGACCAACTCCACGTGTACGCCGTGGGGTATGGGGAGTTGACCGGTGAAAACGCGGATCTAATCGAGGTTCTCAACCTAGACGAGGCCGGAAAGACCACGCGCGAGGAGATCGAGGACTCTTTGCTCACAGAAGTGCGCGAGGATATCCGCAAAGCAGGCGAGGAGCTACGGACCAACGATCTGCCGCGGCTGAACGCTTGGGGCGAACAGTGCGAGCGCTGCGACCTCGTCGCCCTGTGCCGTGAGAAACCTGGCTCCGGCCATGGAAGCTGA
- a CDS encoding DNA methyltransferase, which produces MARKKITKGPTPVDAIKHDNRRTNIPTADAHDFLDPEIEEVRRIRHTRDESLDPQLVWRGKYPQVGEEGSDDNDLVVDAPPIYIQEKIDPRVLIENLRRTAERSEEEPELTLFDDFDGLDELDQVDFYKHDANWSNRMILGDSLQVMSSLAEREHLRGKVQMIYIDPPYGIKFGSNWQVSARNRNVKDGRLEDAAREAEQIKAFRDTWELGIHSYLSYLRDRLLVARELLTESGSCFVQIGDENVHLVRSVMDEVFGAENFASMISFVTTSGFTQALSLGRNGDYILWYARDLSNLKSRTLWQPANDRKTYRWVEFPDGTSRGLKRGETVDQLPTEARIYSPGDLQSQGPPDRSQPFKYEGKTYHPGQTSHWKANYPDGMNRLAWAKRIHVASGSIRYRRYADDFPYQARTNFWTDTGTGNFTDDKYYVVQTNSKVIERCMLLATDPGDLVLDPTCGSGTTAHVAEQWGRRWITVDTSRVALALARQRIMGVRYPWYILADSAEGHEKEQSLTAQVLPRAEFKNDIRHGFIYERVQHITLKSIANNPDIKEGMTREQVDAAIKRHADYELLYDRPYQEKKKVRVAGPFTVESLSPHRSLAFSGGLEEPAAESAVSQDANAPDFERSILDNLAKAGIQNGRRRERITFASFESYAGQYIQAIGERGGLAEDGAAARVALAIGPQYGTVSPSFIKKAAREAIKAEGVDLLCVLGFAFDAQVTGVTEDDGVTVEASDDGFANVAATRRLGRIPVLMVRMNADLLMGEELKKTGAGNLFTVFGEPDIDVEDTDDGPVVHLNGVDIYDPTTGEIRSTDTSRIALWMIDTDYNEESFFVRHCYFTGSTDPYKQLKTALKAEIDPDTWASLYATSSRPFPKPTTGKIAVKVINDYGDEVMKVFEVS; this is translated from the coding sequence GTGGCGCGTAAGAAGATCACGAAGGGCCCGACCCCGGTCGACGCCATCAAGCACGACAACAGGCGAACCAACATCCCCACCGCCGACGCACACGACTTTCTTGACCCGGAAATCGAGGAGGTCCGCCGAATTCGCCACACGCGGGACGAGTCTTTGGACCCCCAACTCGTCTGGCGGGGCAAGTACCCCCAGGTCGGCGAGGAAGGCAGCGACGACAACGACCTTGTGGTAGATGCCCCGCCGATCTACATCCAGGAGAAGATCGACCCGCGGGTGCTGATCGAGAACCTCCGCCGGACTGCCGAACGATCGGAGGAGGAACCCGAGCTCACGCTCTTCGACGACTTCGATGGCTTAGACGAGCTCGACCAGGTCGACTTTTACAAGCACGACGCTAACTGGTCCAACCGCATGATTCTTGGCGACTCCCTGCAGGTCATGTCCTCACTCGCCGAGCGCGAGCACCTGCGCGGCAAGGTCCAAATGATCTACATCGACCCGCCGTATGGGATCAAATTCGGCTCGAATTGGCAGGTTTCGGCGCGAAACCGCAATGTTAAGGATGGTCGACTCGAGGACGCGGCGCGGGAAGCCGAGCAGATCAAGGCGTTCCGGGACACGTGGGAACTTGGGATTCACTCCTACCTGTCGTACCTTCGTGACCGGCTGCTCGTTGCGCGCGAGCTACTTACCGAGTCCGGATCGTGCTTCGTGCAAATCGGTGACGAGAACGTGCACCTCGTACGGTCCGTGATGGACGAAGTCTTTGGCGCCGAAAACTTTGCCTCGATGATCAGTTTCGTCACGACAAGCGGTTTTACGCAGGCCTTGTCTTTGGGACGGAATGGCGACTACATCCTTTGGTATGCTAGGGACCTTTCAAACCTAAAGTCGCGAACCCTGTGGCAACCCGCAAACGATCGGAAGACGTATCGGTGGGTCGAGTTTCCCGACGGCACCTCCCGCGGCCTCAAACGGGGCGAGACTGTCGACCAACTACCCACCGAAGCTAGGATCTACTCGCCCGGCGACCTGCAGTCACAGGGCCCTCCGGACCGATCTCAGCCCTTCAAATATGAGGGTAAGACCTATCACCCTGGCCAGACTTCCCACTGGAAGGCAAACTACCCGGACGGCATGAATCGCCTGGCATGGGCGAAACGGATTCATGTGGCAAGCGGCAGCATCCGTTACCGTCGGTACGCGGATGACTTCCCCTATCAAGCTCGCACTAATTTTTGGACTGATACCGGCACTGGAAACTTCACGGACGACAAGTACTATGTGGTCCAAACAAATTCAAAAGTAATTGAGCGCTGCATGCTTTTGGCGACCGACCCCGGAGACCTGGTGCTCGACCCCACCTGCGGTAGCGGCACTACAGCCCACGTGGCCGAACAATGGGGCCGCCGTTGGATCACCGTCGACACCTCCCGGGTTGCCCTCGCGCTGGCCCGGCAACGCATCATGGGCGTGCGCTACCCCTGGTACATCCTTGCTGACTCCGCTGAGGGGCACGAGAAGGAACAGTCGCTAACTGCTCAGGTGCTACCCCGCGCCGAGTTCAAGAACGATATCCGCCACGGTTTCATCTATGAGCGGGTCCAGCACATTACCTTAAAGTCAATCGCAAACAACCCCGATATCAAAGAGGGGATGACCCGCGAGCAGGTCGACGCTGCAATCAAGCGACACGCCGACTACGAGCTGCTCTACGACAGGCCCTACCAAGAAAAAAAGAAGGTCCGGGTCGCCGGACCCTTCACCGTTGAGTCGCTCAGCCCTCACCGTTCATTGGCTTTTTCTGGCGGCTTGGAAGAGCCTGCGGCAGAATCTGCTGTTAGCCAAGACGCCAACGCCCCCGACTTCGAGCGCTCGATCCTCGATAATCTGGCCAAGGCTGGCATCCAGAATGGGCGACGCCGGGAACGGATCACCTTTGCCTCGTTCGAAAGCTACGCAGGCCAGTACATTCAGGCCATCGGCGAACGGGGCGGCCTTGCCGAGGACGGTGCGGCGGCGCGGGTAGCACTCGCGATCGGGCCACAGTACGGAACGGTCAGCCCGTCGTTCATCAAGAAGGCGGCGCGGGAGGCGATCAAAGCCGAAGGTGTCGACCTATTGTGCGTGCTCGGCTTCGCGTTCGACGCCCAAGTCACGGGGGTGACCGAGGACGACGGCGTAACCGTAGAAGCCTCAGACGACGGCTTCGCCAACGTGGCGGCCACCCGCAGGCTCGGGCGTATACCGGTACTTATGGTCCGGATGAACGCCGACCTGCTGATGGGCGAGGAGTTGAAGAAGACCGGCGCAGGCAACCTGTTCACTGTCTTCGGCGAGCCTGACATCGACGTCGAGGACACCGACGATGGCCCTGTCGTGCACCTAAATGGGGTGGACATCTACGACCCCACGACCGGCGAGATTCGCAGCACTGACACCAGCCGAATCGCGCTGTGGATGATCGACACTGATTACAACGAGGAATCGTTCTTCGTCCGGCACTGCTACTTCACCGGCAGTACCGACCCATACAAGCAGCTCAAGACTGCGCTCAAAGCCGAGATCGACCCCGATACCTGGGCATCGCTGTACGCAACCTCCTCCCGTCCCTTCCCGAAGCCGACAACCGGAAAGATCGCTGTCAAGGTGATCAACGACTACGGTGACGAGGTCATGAAGGTCTTCGAAGTAAGTTGA
- a CDS encoding BPTD_3080 family restriction endonuclease, whose product MGDERMTKVIENPILNSPYEQPDRYYEVGPQGPTGEIREGRRPSESFIPIAVSKKGKKGLDQIEIDFDATGERRERNSLINDLRREVFRWRRGGEYSGVTPISRKLLQHWADPNRDNRVLFCQREAAETAIFLTEVAGRHGYTDWRRRLEPENEAHNSGLPRVALKMATGSGKTVVMAMLIAWQTLNKVQSPRDARFSNRFLVVTPGITIRDRLRVLLPEDPENYYDQRDLIPADLKGGLVHTRIAITNYHAFQLKDAKEIQGVARNTRLLLKGDRTEDAFKETPKAMVSRVLRDLGGSGQQQVVVFNDEAHHCYQDRPLSAAGGGEKLSKEEQSANEEARVWFKGLQAVAKHAGIKQIFDLSATPFYLKGSGYNEGYIFPWTVSDFSLMDAIESGIVKVPRTPVDDDADHDQVTYLRLWDFVGDKLPKKALKDKVKDWIPEPELEGALRSLHRSYQKAFEHWETSLQPHGEPPPVFIVVCPNTTVSKLVYEWIAGQEVVEDDEVVAHKRGNLELLSNVVDGKPLARPRTILIDSRAIESGEGLKKDFKQAAAAEIAAFQAEYRRRNPGADVEKITEEELLREVMNTVGKKGRLGEQVRCVVSVSMLTEGWDANTVTHILGIRAFRSQLLCEQVVGRGLRRRSYAVNNEGFFEPEYANVYGIPFQFIPSDKPTKDPLPPKPVQEVGALEGREHLRISFPKLDGYRVEVPDEEIDLDLDSTPMFEVGPNTVPRWVEMQGVVGAGEHDLGEERTYRPQEVAFALAKRILDTQFNTAEDKRPWLFPKLVRFCREWIEQRVKVDEGYSLGHLMTITKAQAEAAEQIWGAIIRYNDRRVRLRPMLNRFDPVGSTEEVYFHTRKATVPTEKSEVSHVTLDGADGNTWEQLLAAELELNLNVAAYVKNDHLGFSIPYVHGGRTHSYVPDFLVRMHRLDGEDFDRILIVEVSGSQKSPGPTQAKATTARDSWCVAVNNHGGLGRWGYVEMTHPLSFQTRLAEAIQLLYGDKPIIGDPDLLDYDAHVRSAGGA is encoded by the coding sequence GTGGGCGACGAACGTATGACGAAAGTGATCGAGAACCCGATCCTCAACTCACCGTATGAGCAGCCGGATCGGTACTACGAGGTCGGCCCGCAGGGGCCGACCGGCGAGATCCGCGAGGGGCGGCGGCCGAGCGAGTCGTTCATCCCGATCGCGGTGTCCAAGAAGGGCAAGAAGGGCCTCGACCAGATCGAGATCGACTTCGACGCCACTGGCGAGCGCCGGGAGCGCAACAGCCTGATCAACGACCTGCGCAGGGAAGTCTTTCGCTGGAGGCGCGGAGGCGAGTACTCGGGCGTCACCCCCATCAGCCGTAAGCTGCTCCAGCATTGGGCGGACCCGAACCGTGACAACCGTGTCTTGTTTTGCCAGCGCGAGGCTGCGGAGACTGCGATCTTTCTAACTGAGGTCGCTGGACGCCACGGCTACACCGACTGGCGGCGCCGCCTAGAGCCGGAGAACGAGGCACACAACTCCGGGCTGCCTCGCGTTGCGCTGAAGATGGCCACCGGCAGTGGTAAGACGGTCGTCATGGCGATGCTGATCGCCTGGCAGACACTGAATAAGGTGCAGTCACCGCGTGATGCGCGGTTCAGCAACCGGTTCCTTGTGGTCACCCCAGGGATCACGATCCGGGACCGCCTGCGCGTGTTGCTCCCTGAAGACCCGGAGAACTACTACGACCAGCGCGATCTCATCCCGGCGGACCTCAAAGGCGGCCTAGTCCACACGCGTATCGCGATCACTAACTACCACGCCTTCCAGCTCAAGGACGCCAAGGAGATCCAGGGCGTAGCTCGCAACACCCGCCTCCTCCTCAAAGGCGACCGCACCGAGGACGCATTCAAGGAGACCCCCAAGGCCATGGTCAGCCGGGTGCTCCGTGACTTGGGTGGCTCCGGCCAGCAGCAAGTCGTCGTCTTCAACGACGAGGCCCACCACTGCTATCAGGACCGTCCGCTCTCGGCCGCAGGAGGCGGTGAGAAGCTCAGCAAGGAAGAACAGTCGGCCAACGAGGAAGCCCGCGTCTGGTTCAAGGGCCTGCAGGCAGTTGCCAAGCACGCCGGAATCAAGCAGATCTTCGACCTCTCAGCCACACCGTTCTACCTCAAGGGCTCGGGCTACAACGAGGGCTACATCTTCCCTTGGACCGTCAGCGACTTCTCCCTGATGGACGCGATCGAATCAGGCATCGTGAAGGTTCCGCGGACCCCCGTAGACGACGATGCCGATCACGACCAGGTCACCTACCTGCGGTTGTGGGACTTCGTCGGCGACAAGCTGCCCAAGAAGGCGCTGAAGGACAAGGTGAAGGACTGGATCCCTGAACCCGAGCTGGAAGGCGCACTACGCAGTCTGCACCGCAGCTACCAGAAGGCCTTCGAGCACTGGGAGACCTCGCTGCAGCCACATGGCGAGCCGCCGCCGGTGTTCATCGTGGTCTGTCCCAACACCACGGTGAGCAAACTCGTCTATGAGTGGATCGCCGGCCAGGAGGTCGTGGAGGACGACGAGGTTGTAGCGCACAAGCGCGGCAACCTGGAACTCCTCAGCAACGTGGTCGACGGCAAGCCTCTGGCCCGACCTCGCACGATCCTCATCGACTCCCGGGCGATCGAATCCGGTGAGGGCTTGAAGAAGGACTTCAAGCAGGCTGCAGCCGCCGAAATCGCCGCCTTCCAAGCGGAGTACCGTCGCCGTAACCCGGGCGCCGACGTCGAGAAGATCACCGAGGAAGAGCTTCTGCGCGAGGTGATGAATACCGTCGGCAAGAAGGGTCGACTCGGCGAGCAGGTCCGCTGCGTTGTCAGCGTCTCCATGCTGACCGAAGGATGGGACGCCAACACAGTCACCCACATCCTGGGCATCCGAGCGTTCCGCAGCCAGCTGCTATGCGAGCAGGTGGTTGGGCGCGGACTACGGCGCCGGTCTTATGCGGTCAACAACGAGGGCTTCTTCGAGCCGGAGTACGCCAACGTCTACGGCATCCCCTTCCAGTTCATCCCCTCGGACAAGCCCACCAAGGATCCTCTACCGCCCAAGCCGGTCCAGGAGGTCGGCGCTCTGGAGGGTCGCGAGCATCTGCGCATTAGCTTCCCAAAGCTGGACGGTTACCGGGTCGAGGTACCGGACGAGGAGATCGACCTAGACCTCGACTCCACCCCGATGTTCGAGGTCGGGCCGAATACAGTGCCACGCTGGGTCGAGATGCAGGGCGTGGTCGGTGCGGGTGAACACGACCTCGGTGAGGAACGGACCTACCGACCCCAAGAGGTGGCCTTCGCGCTCGCGAAGCGCATTCTTGATACCCAGTTCAACACCGCGGAGGACAAGCGTCCCTGGCTATTCCCCAAACTCGTCAGGTTTTGCCGGGAGTGGATCGAGCAACGGGTGAAGGTCGATGAAGGCTACAGCCTTGGCCATCTGATGACTATCACCAAGGCGCAGGCCGAGGCAGCTGAGCAGATCTGGGGGGCAATCATCCGCTATAACGATCGACGGGTTCGCCTACGGCCAATGCTGAACAGGTTCGACCCAGTGGGCTCGACCGAAGAGGTCTACTTCCACACCCGCAAGGCCACAGTGCCAACGGAAAAGTCCGAGGTCTCACACGTGACCCTGGACGGGGCGGATGGAAATACGTGGGAGCAGTTGCTCGCGGCTGAGTTAGAGCTGAATCTGAACGTCGCGGCCTACGTCAAGAATGATCATCTCGGCTTCTCCATCCCGTATGTGCACGGGGGGCGCACCCATTCCTACGTTCCGGACTTCCTGGTTCGGATGCACCGTCTGGACGGTGAAGACTTCGATCGCATCCTGATCGTGGAAGTCTCCGGGAGCCAGAAGAGCCCCGGACCGACCCAGGCGAAGGCTACGACGGCCCGGGATTCGTGGTGCGTTGCCGTGAACAACCACGGAGGGCTCGGCCGTTGGGGGTACGTCGAAATGACTCACCCTCTCTCGTTTCAGACCCGACTGGCCGAGGCGATCCAACTGCTCTACGGTGACAAACCAATTATCGGCGATCCAGACCTGCTCGACTACGACGCACACGTGAGGAGCGCTGGTGGCGCGTAA